In Podospora pseudopauciseta strain CBS 411.78 chromosome 3, whole genome shotgun sequence, one genomic interval encodes:
- a CDS encoding hypothetical protein (COG:S; EggNog:ENOG503NYBC): MPPTRLVRRQPLSERIKARLNPGDFYLWLSEEIQTFDWDSTAFGTRFGLAANFLFLIARANIVSRPDVDDVFGDAPASGPLTFLARFSMWALTAISCLNAFYTLTRSRTYRLFEANVEQNAPSTPSAHRVRVDSSPASSSPLGVIQSLLSSETAEQRAHPDKTRDVWEMKVWDPYPATLRLFCLFSPGHVLIHWLFLPLVAMDPRPSVTVFKCMALQAILSAQMWLLHFKFTRQGKDNAIIQKEVMHEYDVKYVHPRLHPVYREVGIQVSINDDKIEQEYVAVGTPSSVLRRSFETHPNPNYAKIIDPDGLQAIKPRNTFAGTPRGRVSTNPFTPLAAKTARPSTPGTISTPSAQLLGYPDRGDHHHLPASVTVNRRSTAAPAVSSTGSFTKSFTSSFENEASTPAPQPPSMNRAVSPFKAGTPMRSSSGSNPLGVPPSYGGSLGLHQHKDSPLKKAMSMEGIGRSPRNNREMAALEQRQLNERFRERSSPVKQRLQGTLGIEQEEEGEEEEGNNNASIGGGSSLAHSPEKLANLRANRWTQERFPTRRL, translated from the exons ATGCCGCCGACGCGCCTGGTACGGCGACAGCCGTTGTCGGAGAGGATCAAGGCGCGTCTGAATCCTGGCGACTTTTATCTGTGGCTTTCGGAGGAGATTCAGACGTTTGACTGGGACTCTACCGCTTTCGGCACTCGGTTTGGACTTGCGGCCAACTTTCTCTTCTTGATTGCAAGGGCTAATATCGTCTCGCGTCCGGATGTGGATGATGTTTTTGGCGATGCTCCAGCCAGTGGCCCGTTGACCTTCTTG GCTCGTTTTAGCATGTGGGCTTTGACTGCCATCTCTTGCCTGAACGCCTTTTACACCCTGACCCGATCGCGTACCTACCGTCTATTCGAGGCAAACGTCGAGCAAAATGCCCCCTCCACGCCCTCTGCGCATCGCGTCCGCGTCGATTCTTCACCCGCGTCTTCGAGCCCATTGGGCGTAATCCAGAGCCTCCTGAGTTCCGAAACCGCCGAGCAGCGAGCGCACCCCGACAAGACACGCGATGTGTGGGAGATGAAGGTCTGGGATCCGTATCCGGCCACGCTTCGCCTGTTCTGCTTGTTCAGCCCCGGCCACGTCTTGATTCACTGGCTCTTCTTGCCTCTCGTTGCCATGGACCCCCGCCCCAGCGTCACCGTTTTCAAGTGCATGGCTCTGCAagccatcctctccgcccaGATGTGGCTCTTGCACTTCAAGTTCACCCGTCAGGGCAAGGACAACGCCATCATTCAGAAGGAGGTCATGCATGAGTACGACGTCAAGTATGTCCACCCTAGACTGCACCCTGTCTACCGCGAGGTTGGCATTCAGGTCTCCATCAACGACGACAAGATCGAACAGGAATACGTCGCTGTTGGGACGCCATCCTCTGTCCTCCGTCGTAGCTTTGAGAcgcaccccaaccccaactaCGCCAAGATCATCGACCCCGACGGGCTTCAGGCCATCAAGCCGAGAAATACATTTGCTGGCACACCTAGGGGGCGCGTTTCCACAAACCCATTCACCCCCCTCGCGGCGAAAACAGCTAGACCCAGCACCCCAGGCACCATCTCGACCCCCTCGGCCCAACTCCTCGGCTACCCCGACCGcggagaccaccaccacctcccggCCTCAGTAACTGTTAACCGCAGAAGCACCGCCGCCCCAGCCGTTTCGTCGACCGGGTCCTTTACCAAATCTTTTACTTCCTCGTTTGAAAACGAAGCCTCGACCCCTGCCCCTCAACCCCCGTCAATGAACAGGGCTGTCTCCCCCTTCAAGGCAGGAACGCCGATGCGGTCCAGCTCGGGAAGCAACCCGCTGGGTGTCCCCCCGAGCTACGGCGGAAGTCTAGGGCTGCATCAGCACAAGGACAGCCCCCTGAAGAAGGCGATGAGTATGGAGGGGATCGGGAGGTCGCCGAGGAACAACAGGGAGATGGCGGCGCTGGAGCAGAGGCAGTTGAATGAGAGGTTTAGGGAGAGGAGCAGTCCTGTTAAGCAGAGGTTGCAGGGTACTCTGGGGattgagcaggaggaggagggcgaggaggaggaggggaacaATAATGCAAGtattgggggtgggagtaGTTTGGCGCATTCACCGGAGAAGTTGGCGAATTTGAGGGCTAATAGGTGGACGCAGGAGAGGTTTCCCACTCGGAGGTTGTGA
- the BFR1 gene encoding multicopy suppressor of BFA (Brefeldin A) (COG:S; EggNog:ENOG503NY6E; BUSCO:EOG09264HOY) → MATESTAPAAAAAPTGPIRRPDEALFKEQEAKLDKEVRALQDKIKAVNNQIDLAAPRKDQESQNPTQIRRQELIKRLNEIKEQQGGGKKDRASKFDQIKRHEETVKRLINESKADRAKLPVKNLEELEEKIARLERDVNSGMMKLVDEKKALNEISNLRKQKKLFGGFEQQQKLIDEHKAKIKEIKDSLDTPEAKKLSEEYATLQAELDVIKAEQNTARDNLGKLRDERTKLKIERDAKYAELRALRDEYFTQKKAAAAYEREQKAKRAEREAAEREKYAKEKRMERAKAMLAEASEPAFLEEIRRANSLLHFFDPSHQTVEKAPLVANKGLGATDIRKVEADGLKGVRLVRKEDRDEDYLPAAKKGKKGKKNKAAEGGVAASGKFSLPPAVMDDCKTLGITLPSGAADVPAAIEAIKAKLANWKANQEAETKKNVEKAKKEIERLEAEERGEVVSNGEAKEDKAVAETTKAVEDVSLEEKKADEPAKAEEVETAA, encoded by the exons ATGGCTACTGAAAGCACCGCtccggccgccgccgccgcccctACGGGCCCAATCCGCCGACCTGATGAGGCTCTGTtcaaggagcaggaggctAAGCTTGACAAGGAGGTCAGAGCTCTGCAGGACAAGATT AAAGCTGTAAACAACCAGATTGATCTTGCTGCTCCTAGAAAGGACCAGGAGTCCCAGAATCCAACCCAGATTCGCAGACAGGAGCTCATCAAGCGCCTCAACGAGATCAAGGAACAGCAGGGTGGTGGTAAGAAGGACCGCGCTTCCAAGTTCGACCAAATCAAGCGCCATGAAGAGACCGTGAAGCGCCTTATCAACGAGAGCAAGGCCGACCGTGCCAAGCTGCCCGTCAAGAACCTGGAGGAACTCGAGGAGAAGATTGCCCGTCTCGAGCGCGATGTTAACTCCGGCATGATGAagcttgttgatgagaagaaggcgctTAACGAGATCTCCAACCTCCGCAAGCAGAAGAAGTTGTTTGGCGGCTTTGAGCAACAGCAGAAGCTGATTGATGAGCacaaggccaagatcaaggagatcaaggacagCTTGGACACtcccgaggccaagaagctgagCGAGGAATACGCTACTCTTCAGGCCGAACTCGACGTCATCAAGGCTGAGCAGAACACTGCCCGTGACAACCTCGGCAAGCTCAGGGATGAGCGTACCAAGCTCAAGATCGAGAGGGATGCAAAATACGCCGAGCTCAGGGCTCTCAGAGATGAATACTTCACtcagaagaaggccgccgcTGCCTACGAGCGTGAGCAAAAGGCCAAGCGCGCCGAGCGTGAAGCTGCTGAGCGCGAGAAGTATGCTAAAGAGAAGCGCATGGAGCGTGCCAAGGCGATGCTCGCTGAGGCTTCCGAGCCTGCTTTCCTTGAGGAGATTCGCCGCGCCAACAGCCTCCTTCACTTTTTCGACCCCTCTCACCAGACTGTCGAGAAGGCCCCTCTTGTTGCCAACAAGGGTCTGGGTGCCACCGACATCCGCAAGGTTGAGGCCGACGGCCTGAAGGGCGTTCGCCTTGTGCGCAAGGAGGACCGCGACGAGGACTATCTCCCtgcggccaagaagggcaagaagggcaagaagaacaaggcgGCCGAGGGTGGTGTCGCCGCCTCTGGCAAATTCAGCTTGCCCCCTGCCGTGATGGACGACTGTAAGACTCTCGGTATCACCCTTCCGTCCGGCGCTGCCGATGTCCCTGCTGCCATTGAGGCAATCAAGGCTAAGCTCGCGAACTGGAAGGCCAACCAGGAGGCCGAGACCAAGAAG AACgtcgagaaggccaagaaggaaatTGAGCGcctcgaggccgaggagcgCGGCGAGGTTGTCTCTAACGGAGAGGCTAAGGAGGACAAGGCAGTTGCCGAGACCACCAAGGCTGTCGAGGACGTCAGtcttgaggagaagaaggccgatgAGCCCgccaaggctgaggaggtcGAGACCGCTGCCTAG
- the VMA7 gene encoding H(+)-transporting V1 sector ATPase subunit F (COG:C; BUSCO:EOG09265FI4; EggNog:ENOG503P3TN), which yields MASQADYKDRQFLAVIGDEDSVTGLLLAGIGHVTSPPDNQKNFLVVDAKTETSAIESAFEKFTTERKDIGIVLINQHIADRIRYRIDTYTQAFPTVLEIPSKDHPYDPEKDSVLRRVRRLFGE from the exons ATGGCCTCCCAAGCAGACTACAAAGACAGGCAATTCCTCGCCGTGATAGGAGACGAGGACTCCGTTactggccttctcctcgccgGCATTGGT cacgTAACTTCCCCCCCCGACAACCAAAAAaacttcctcgtcgtcgacgcCAAAACCGAAACCTCGGCCATCGAGTCCGCCTTTGAAAAGTTCACCACCGAGCGCAAAGACATTGGCATCGTGCTCATCAACCAACAT ATCGCGGACCGGATACGCTACCGCATCGATACCTACACCCAGGCCTTCCCCACCGTCCTCGAGATCCCCTCCAAAGACCACCCTTATGACCCCGAAAAGGACAGCGtgctgaggagggtgagaagGCTGTTTGGTGAATAA
- the NPC2 gene encoding Phosphatidylglycerol/phosphatidylinositol transfer protein (COG:S; EggNog:ENOG503P3WJ; BUSCO:EOG09264UJF) translates to MRFSTTLLALATAVSANPLNTFRSEKQSLVRRDDLQIPGDNPLKYCDADRGDDIITIEKVDLSPNPPEAGTTLIIEASGTVKETILEGAYVNLQVKYGYIRLINTQADLCKEIKNVDLDCPIEKGKISITKSVDLPKEIPPGKYTVEADVYTVDDEHITCLTATVVFGKKSFGSILGDL, encoded by the exons ATGAGGTTCTCAACAACCCTTCTCGCCCTTGCCACGGCGGTCAGCGCgaaccccctcaacaccttccGCAGTGAGAAGCAATCACTTGTCCGCCGCGACGATCTTCAAATTCCCGGTGATAACCCCCTCAAGTACTGCGATGCCGACCGCGGGGACGATATCATCACTATCGAGAAGGTGGACTTGAGTCCAAACCCACCTGAGGC tggcaccaccctcatcatcgaGGCCAGCGGCACGGTCAAGGAGACCATCCTCGAAGGCGCTTACGTCAACCTCCAGGTCAAGTACGGCTACATCCGCCTCATTAACACCCAGGCCGATCTCTgcaaggagatcaagaacGTCGACCTTGACTGCCCAATTGAGAAGGGCAAgatctccatcaccaagtcTGTTGACCTCCCCAAGGAGATCCCACCT GGAAAATACACCGTCGAGGCCGACGTCTACACCGTGGACGACGAACACATCACCTGCTTGACCGCCACTGTTGTTTTCGGCAAGAAGTCGTTCGGCAGTATCCTTGGTGACTTGTAG